ATAGATTAATAAAGacaattcataattttaaaatgaattttaaataaattaataaagacaagttataattttaaaatgaattttaaaatgaattttaaataaattaataaagacaagttataattttaaaataaattttaaaagaataattttttaaagaacttTAAAAGAACAAAAGAATATTTCACACTGTTGTTTGACAATGTTAATGGACTACGATTATACATTCCGTTTCTCAGAAGGATACATATCACGTATTTGTTAACAGGCCTCGTGTAGTCGGCCTGGTTGAGATAGGTCAGGATCTCCAGTGCAGGTTGCCTGATCAGTAGCGAGCAATCCTGGAAGGTGGTGATCTGTTGCCTGAATACAGGTGGAAAACCACCGTGCTGAAAGATTTGCTGTTGAGTGTCCGACGACACCGTATACAATCTGGCGAAGTGATCCACACTATGATTCGCTGGATTGTTCTCGGTTGTGCGAAACGAGCACACTTGAGCGCTGCTTATCTGCTCGTCCTTCGTCTCCACGGCTGTGCTGAACTTAGGGCTGTGCGTTTTCCGTATCCTCCTCAGAAGTGGATCTGCAACATCATGCATACGCGTTacccctttctttctccctccctttTTCTGCTAAACCACTGCATGCACAGTCTTGCAGCGATAAACATTGTTCTATGAAACAACTTTTTGTTGTCACCACTATCGATAGCGCGGAATTAAGTAGTCGTGATTAACAGCGCGTAACTGTACgaatagaatttattaaaaaacgaaatatttaacagagattataataacaattgcACAGTGCATCGTTGCACGGGGGGTGAACgagctttttttttatataaaaaaaacatacgtTAAATTTGTACGAATAAAAACTTACATAAACGCAACGACATCCTGCTGCCGTTCATTATTGTATCGCAACTGAGAAATGGTATTTAACGAGGTCTATAACTTGTTCGTAGCTTTGAGGTTATATCAGGTTATATATTCGATGCGTACATCTTACGCTCTGCGCAGCAATGGCTGATATATCGTTGAGTCGTACTACTTGGACTTTTAAATGGTCTGGTAGATGGCACCACGGCTTCATTTTTAAAGCCACTTCTTTTTAGCGTGACAAAGAAAAGAGCTAAAAATAATTCCAGAAAtgtccgctacgagcctccactgtCGTTAACCGCAAAATAAATAGTATTCTCTTATCTAATCggtcaaattaaatttttatttttacgtagcATAACGTAATAGCAtagaacaatataatttaacaataatcagagaaaggtttttattttcaatttaataccACTTGACAACATAAATTagataaactttttatttagtaataataCTGTACAACACAAACTTTTACTTTCATGTTTGCTcactattataaatttctaatttctgtaatattataaagtattcCTTTTCGACGCCAGATTTCtaattgaattgaattaaattttgcgTCCAATTATGTTAAATACAACTCTCCAACTGTAAAAGAAATCACTCGAGAGAGGGACAGTAATCTGTAAGTCAGTTTATTAccatttacattttacacaaTCCTTAGTACCGTATTTACAAGCTCGCATTGTACaagtaacattatttatagTAATCTTTCACCAATTGTGTTAAGACAATCACAGCACACACCAGATCCTCGTCAATCTCCtcgtaaaagaaaataacttgtgtgtatatattatgcatgtatattataGTATGAACTGctgtaaaatatatctgtCTTTGCATAAAGATCTCTAGCTACGCTCCTCACATTGTTCTCATAGACAATTAGTAATTGTACAGTGTAGTCGCACTACAAAATATCACTTTCGCCAATACTCTGCCGATCTTCTCGTGGGAGAGAATAATCTACATCAATATATAACTATGAAACGTGGTCGAAATCTCGCAGGGAGCCGATAAGGCTTACTCGGACTCTACTAACGACGAGACCAGATAGAAGTCACGCGCGAGGCCTTGCAATATGTCagagaaaaattacaaaactttGATTCATTGGTGATGGTGACAGCATATCTGATATAAGTCGCCCAAGGAAAGTAGAAAAGAATCTATTCAAGGATAACAAATACACTTACGTGTCGATTATCTTACAATACAAGTGCGTCAGTGGGTCTATGATTTAATCTTGTTGTCGAGTTGTCGGCACTTGGACCCGCGATGATGATGCTGTTATTGGCAGTAATGTTCACCTCCAGTTGTTTCAGCTGTTCGTTCCCGTTTTTCTTCATTACGTGATTGTTGTTTTTCTTACCGGACAGTAGCATCAGGTCCGAGTGTATTCTGAAGTGCAATCTAGACTCCAATAAGTAGCCCGTATAATGTTTCCTGAAATGCGGCAAACGcagcttaattaattaattaattaatgaaacttGGTTACagtgttaatattaaatagtaaataatgATGTAGTtgctattaaataattaatatattataataataaatttatattaaatatatttaaaagttgaatatagttaaaaataaataggattCCCAGACTTACTTGGCGTCCTCCAAGAAGCCTATAGCCAACTGAATGTCGCCTTGATCTTGCGCTAATAACGCTAATTCTACAGTAGCATAGGGAAATAAGTACGTGTCTTCCTTGACGGACTTCTCCAGCTTCAAAACGCTTCGTAAACACTCCTGCGCTTGCAAAGGATGCTTCATCTGTCGCAGACAAGCACCCTTCAACAGCAATAGCAGCGCTTCGTTATCTGCGTGGAAGATGTTTTTCCTGCGCAAGATATCACATTGTTACGCAGAAGTTACATAATTAGCACGAtcaatatatcattttaatcgatttataaaaatcaactTCCAATATAATCGCTTTCGCTTTTTGATTCAAATCGCGCCTGAGATTCTAATTGAAGGACTCACGGCATTTTATGAAgcttcctctcttcttcttccaccGTCTTGAATATATTCAGTATCAAGTCCTGCCGCTTGCCTATTATCCTAAACATGTTCCACACGTACATAAGCTCGAAGACGGGCAGGACTAGATGATGCTTCTGCGCGAAGTAACGCTCCGTTTTCTTAATCACGAATTTCTCCATCGGCACCGACTTGCCGGCGATGCGCTGCTTGTAGGTCGGCACCTTCGTCATCAGGCCGTCCACCACCCACGAATCCGACGATTGCATGAGCATGATCGCGGCCTTCTGGTACAGATAGATGGTGCGCGACCAGTTGGACTCCTCCTCCAACATCGTCGCGTACGCGAGTGCCTTGCTCCACTCCTGCATCATGCAGTGCGCCCACATCAGCTCCCAGAAGCAGATATGATGGAACTGCGGCCACACGTTCTGGCTCTTCCACGACTTTATGTACCATTCTACGCACTCTTCGAGATTGCCCCTCGTCAGCTCCAGCCGGGCCTTGAAAAACAAAAACCACACGCCGTTCGCGTAGATGCCCATCTCGTCCTGCAACATCCGCTCGCACCAATCGAGATCGCCGTCCGAGTGGCTCAGCACGAAAGTGACGATCGTATTGTACGAGAGCAGAGTCATCACGCACAGGACCTGCCGCAGGCCTCGCCTCTCGCTGACGCCAGCCTCGAGCTCCGCGAGGCCGTATTCCTGTCGGTGGGCATTCAACTGATGAGTAAACATCGTCGCGTGACGAGCGATTCTCGACTCACCTTATCGCCGGAGAATCCGATGAACTCTAACAGTTTAACGATCCTGGCCGGTAACAGTGAGATCATCTGCAACAAGGGCATCATTTTCTTAGTAAGTGCTCGCCATAAAGTAAGCTTGCAGAATGGACATGGTTTCGTATATACGCACCAAATTGAACGTGCCGATACCCATTCGAACGCCGCTCTCGAAGTGCACTCTGCGCGCGTCATTGCCCCACTTGCGACTCTTCAGAATCATCATGCATTCTCTGCAACGGATAACGGCCGTGAGTGAGGGAGAGACTGAGCGAATCGGGGAATCGAATCAGGCTTTCCGCGCAGCGTGACTTTATTTACTTGTACGACATAAAGCAGGTACGAATTTTCAGTCCCGCCTTGACAAAGCTGACCAGAGTCTCGTCCTCCATAAACGTGAGCATCGATTTTAAAAGGAGCGACTCGGCATAACACAGTTCCGCATGCACCTCCTCTGCAAGATTAATTCTCGGTCATTCCTTTCATGCAACTACATTTTACGTACGACGCTTATTTCCAAGTTAGTCCGTCGCCACAGTAAAGTTTAATCGGTTGGCAAACAACAATGCACAAAAAACGCAAGAGAAAAACTCATtagcattatttaaaatgtaaattttaaattgtgttTCTTCGATCAGAAAACTAATCGAGACGTATTACTGCtgtataatgtatttaaattaagaaaaatatataaaaagcatATAATAGCTGccaaaattattattggagGAAACttattaatgcaaatgttacGAATACGAATTTcaatacaaaaaattgaatGCGAATATTTGGCTTTAgtaaataatatgttaaaaattgcAAGCACAGGGAAAAACAGACTTTACATGCTACATTATATGTATGCgcgtgtacatgtatgtacattacCATCTGTATACGTGTCGTAATTAATCCTCTTCACTATCTTCCCGATGTTCTGCGTGATAGTGATATGTTTTCGGTGTTTGTTGCATACGCTCATACTCCGCTTCAGCGACTCCGACGCCTTCTCGATGTGCCTCTGAATATTGCATATGGATACATcgttaaaagaaagaaatcccGCACGATCTAATCTAGGTCgcctaaaataaaaacatccggctgggggggggggcggaGGGGAGAAACGTAACGCGATAGAAGAGCGAGGCACGAATGAGGATAATGAATGACCAGTACTTGTTCGAACGTAAGAATCGCTTCGAGAAATGCGAACACGCTGGTCCCCAGCGAGTGGTACATGCTGCTGTCCGCCCAAGGCTCTAGGATCCTCTTCGCCTGCTCGAATTCATTATTGAAGAAACAGTGCATCGCCTTCTTGGCTTCCATAATCGCCGTGTCCAAGTCCATGGACGTGACTCTGAAGCAAGAGGCGTACGCTTAATTCCTAAAGACCTtattaaaaaaggaaatgaaAAGTCGTAATACCGGTATACGTACTGCGTTGTTTCCTGAGCATCTTGAAACTGAAACACAAAtgacacacacgtatacacatTAGATGCGGTATATCAATGATACGAAGTGTATACGGACACACATTAACGCAAGAAATGCCTACCTCATCGTCTTCGATGTCCGACATTTTGAGTTAGAAAAGTCTGTTCTGCAAATTATAAcgcaaacaattttataatcgaAGTGACGCATTAAAACATGTACTctctaatttttatatttttaatcggcATTGCACTTTGAGCTGATGCAATAATCGGCAGATTATTATTGAAGATTATTGAAGATAAACCACACTTAAGAAATTTACTTCTCGGACAATTtcctttgttattaaaatcattacatTATGCACTTTTTTTAATGAACGCCGCATTTACGACCGCAAGGAAAACACTTCCCTTCGCGAGAGAGGCAGATTAATAACAGTTAtacagtaataaaaattatatctgaTAATCGTTGAGCAGTGAAGGTAATTATGCGAGATGATAAGGGAACAACAGAATACAAGCGAAACGCTACTTACATCATAataacacacacgcacacacacgcacgcttTTAAGCTATTTGCAGAATAAATGCGCAGATAAGTCACGATATCTGAGACCTCTGAAAATTTTAACTTtggaaattataaatgtataacttACAGATCATTTTTGTTTAAGATaacattctttttaaataattctcgtATCGtgtccattttatttttacatttgtcGCTTAACCACTGACCACTGGAAATAATTGTGTagtctttaaaaaaattaaagcaaTCCAATTTCCGATTGAACATTTAGCacgattataaaatgtaatgtttTCTGTTAGTCTAGCTATCTTTTTGACTCTACGTAATTCTAGTGTGTTGCATATCGATTAAACGACTTGCGAAACCCATCAAGCGCactggggggggggggtaaaagatcaatgataaaaatgtgaataaatatacaagaaatataCAACAAGCCAATGTGGAAGccaatgtttttatgaaattgtctGCGCGTCATCACACTCGAGAGCCTTCGAGTGCTCTGTCAAGGTCTCCTCATCATAAATCTTTTCAATAACTTCTCGATCAACGTCCAtacttgaaaaaaagaagtcttcATTTCTCAAATGTTTCTAAACATAGAAGCTTTTCCGTTTCGCACCATTCACTGAGTAGAATAAATTCTATCAGTCCGATTTATCACTATATTCTTATATGGTTTATCCAGATAGGAAGTTTTAGGACAAACCGCGATGCGTCACGCGTTCATGATAGCGACTTCGAATCTTACACGGGGATCTCCTCGTCGCGAAGCGATTCCTGCGTGAGGCACGACGATGCACGATTGAACTGACGAGGACGATGATTTCGGCGCCTCGCTGTGGAAAGTAGACTGTCAAGAAGAAAGTATAAAAGAGCTAGACCTACATTTCCTAAATCCGAAGCCGCGGGGGAATggagaaagcgcgcgcgctcgctcgctcgctcgttaaaTTTCCGCGACGATCCTCCGCTCCGCGCGATGCGACGCGCTATCGCGTATCGGCGATGTCGGCCGCAGATATGGAATATTCAGTAGGCTGATTTCGATTGATCGAAAATCTTTACAGTCTCCAATCTAACAATAAGCGGAATACAGATAATGCGACCACTTCCTGGAGAACTTTGGCGGAAAGATTGTTAACGACCCTCTTGAAGCGCATCCAAGTGCAAATCGATCGATACGTTATCTCGCGGATTAGAGTAGATTAGATTTATTCCGATGCACTTTTTTTCCTCCTTACgcgcaattataattataatttccattTGTATGgtaataatatggaaatatgaAGGAATTCGGATAATTCTGGATAAGCTCGAAACAAGTTTCTCTCGATTTCACTTCATTTCACGATTGGATGCATTACTTGGGTGCATCGCAAGAAGATTAAATTCGCTTAATGGTTTATAAGGAAAATTTCTCTGTAGCAAGTATAAGAGCTTGCAAAATATCTATATCAATATCGAAACATCTGTTACTCAGTTATTCGCGATAAATTACGTGCAGTTCTTTCACTGTTCCCTGCCGCGCCGATTCTGCATAATTCCGtcgaaagaatattaaaagtaatatattcCCGTCAAtctgtatgtatacatatctactgtaaataaaaaaatataccaCAACAAATAGAGTGTATGAGACAGTACGTACTTCGTATTGTTCGTATTGTAGATAAACAGTATCGGGGCTAAGGCCTAAGCAGATAAGCGTTGCACGACACAATGAGTTTAGCGACACGTTAATATTATCCTTGAGCAATGTCACGAGATAAGGGAAACAACGGGGAGGAACAATTGCCCGATTTTTGCCAGGCGGCGAAAATCGAACAATGAGCGGCGCGCACTAGACGAGACTACACCTACACACGACGCCTCTCTGCGAGAGCAGCCAGCGCGATACGCGTGCAGGAACGCGCGCGTAATCACCGACAGATCAATCTCCATCAATAATTCACCTGAAAATAGAGCGTGTGCGATGCGTGCCTCGTTAAAGGTACGGAGAATCGCGTGCGCGCCAGGCCACACGTCGTGGGACGCCGGGTGGACGCGGCCCGACGTGatcgatcgtcgtcgtcgacgtcgaggAATGCGGGGCGAGCAGGTACGGCGCGCGTACCTTCGGCCGCCTCGTCCTGAGGAACCGCGCGCGGTACTGAACCGCACGACGGAACGATCGCAGGCAGCGGCGATGCGCACCACGGTGCCGATTGTGCGATGCAACGTGGTCGTGTGTCCTGCGATTTTTGCCGCGACGAGGAACACACGTACGAAGACCGCACACGACGCACGCGGGATCGATCCACGCGACGCACTGCGCGAATCTCGCCACGCGGGAAAATCTCGGCCTCGGCCGCCGCGGCGGCCCGAATTGCCCGCCCGCCGGCTGATTACCGAGCGTTGCCGAAATGCAACGACGAGCGGCGAGGAGATGCACGCAGATGCACGGTGCACACTGACCGACCGACAGCGACGGTGAGCTCATCGTCGACGACGGTGGCATCGGAGGCGGCGACCGCGGTGGCACGTGACTCGGTCGGCGCCTCCGCGCGAGCGTTCCCCAGGATCGTAATAATGGTCTGATCCTCGGTTCTCCGTGTCGGTTAGGTTAAATTAGGATTAGGGATGGCACACAGTAACACAATAGTAATACAAGAGAAGCTCGCAGGATGTGCAAGAATGCTGCTAACGTGATGCACACGATGCGGAATAATGATAACGCGACCGGCCGCGTATAATTCAAGTTTTTTATTGAATTGGGATATCTTGTTTTTATCACGTTTTATTTCGTGCTACAAATAAGCTGATGTTTTTTTCGCCTCATTAAGTTTGTAAGTTGTCTCGCATCAAGGAATGCAGCTAATGATTTCAAAGGTCAAAGACAGGTTGATAATGAAATCATGTCAAACGAAAAACAACGAGAAATCAATCGAAAAATTATACTCTGACGATTGAGCTGTGAATTATTGAAGGTTTAATCGACTTTCTTAATAATAgtggaaaaggaaaaaatatgaCAATTAATTAAGTCAAAACTGCTTTTAGAGAAAACTACAAAATACCGAGCGCAAAGGCGTCCGCAGGATGCTTTTCAGACGAAGGCATAATTTAAAGTgttatttttagaattaaaatataattaaaaatttaaataattaaaaataatttaaataatttaaaatttatacaccTTTTGGTAATAAATCTTTCTCACCGCGACAAGGTAAAAGCGTGCGTCCGTAATCTGGCAtctgttttctttattttaaggaaaaataaatgtttaattgtttgCTAATTCCGGGGGGAAAGGGGGGCAGGCAAATGCAGTCTTACCCCCCTGCGGACGCTCATGACCGAGCATATATCCACTTACATAAGTTGATTGATGACTCAAAAAAtctctattaattatttagaactCCAAGAGCGTTACATTaccatataaataaaaaaatttattgaatattgacGTATTTCCAAGTAAATTTGCATACGACACTGAATATGCACGCCAActtgcgtttttatttttcaaataaattatttgtcatAGCTTCTTTCTGTTCATATAAATTGTTTCTTATAAACCTCCTCCTCCTGTtcacaaattaataaaagaaaaggaaaaaagtcAGCCGATGCGATCGACTGGAATGAaacttgtaaataaaatttgcgagATTACGAAATTCATACTGGTCTGAAATATGCTCTCTGGACAGTTTTCAGCCACATGATTTCATAACACGCGTCGTGGCGAATTATTCATTTAGATAGGTATATACGCTTGTTGTAATCGTTATTGCTTTGCTTTACGTAAATATAGTtgcgttttatattttcgtaatcGCTTGTCAAGTCACGCACTCTACGTACATAGCATACGCGGTGTACATACAGCCGATACCGAGGCTGCGTTTCAGGAAAACGAATTCTCTGTTTACGGACTCTGCTTATTAAATTGTTGTGTAACCACTCACGCGCGTGATTCCCTTTTATTGCGCTTAATACGCTCCTTCCTTGTATATAGGAAGAAGCGTGTAATTCGTGACACGTATTGCAGAATGTCCGAAATacgaaatcaatatttctccAAATATCTTCGCATAATTTCCATCAATATGTGCATTCACCCCTAtaacattttctgcaattgcaaatgtggcaacaaattatgtttgcCGGAAGGTCGCAAGTggaaaacatactttgttaacatactttgttgcaattctgttagcacacttccgtcaatatgcaacattttcaccgttctattatcagatctgctctaatgttgtcaatttgactgtggaatatgttcgtcagatttggttcacattggagaccaactgaggacacagtaggctctggctttggcattatagttccgctgacatttctttctcatttggcaacatcccacaaccaaaatgtttgctgggcacctatataaatatttagacACCCTATTGGACAAAATGATTATTACAAACATCTGGAGCTCGGTGCTCAGACTCGTACAATGAATTctaaattttctattcttGCACTGAACCCGAGTCTGAGATCAtctctatatttatttataaatccgCGAAAGAAGGACAGAGAGGAAGACCGaagaaagacaaagagagaaggggcgaaagaaatgtaaacaaaTCAGCATCGCTTCTTGATTGCATTTTTTGCATTCCTTCCCTCGCgattcctttctctctctctctctctcttttcacaTATTGCACGCTTGTCCATGAGCGCGATTAAAGGGGAACGGAAATTGTGCGAAGAGCACGGCTGTGCAGGTATCGTGGCAGCGCTCGCGTCAGATGCACCGCATGACAAACTTGTGCCTGCTGTCCACGACGCAAGCGAGCGGAGTCGCCACCGATCGTGGCAGGGCGTCTTCGGGGTGCCTGCGGAtaggcacgcgcgcgcgcgtaccagCGAGAGTGAGGAGGAGAGGAGCACGGTAATCGCGCTGACTTTCTGATAGCAATCTGACAGAGTATACAACAACACAACGACAACGCGTCGTCATTGCGCCGCCGCGGTGCAGGCGACACTGGGCACTGGCGTCTGGCACTGGCACGAGGCCGCGGGCCAGAAAACGTCGACCCAGGTAGCCAGGGACTCGCAGCTGACTTCACGACCCTCTCGCGGAGTCGGTGCGCCCGCGGTTGCGATCGCAGAGCGGGAAATGTAGGCGCGTCTCGTCTCTGCCCGCCCGTTTCACCCCGTTCGCCGTCCAGCCGTTGCATCTCTCGGCTCTCGCGCATATTTCTCCACCAGAGCCGttctcgcgccgcgccgttcgAGCGACCTAACCTCACCAAACTGCCAGACGGAACGAGCGGACAGCGACGGGGGGGACCTCGGCGCCGCGTAGCATTACGTGGACGTAGTATTTCTGTCGACCTCAAAGTGCGTAAaacgt
The Ooceraea biroi isolate clonal line C1 chromosome 12, Obir_v5.4, whole genome shotgun sequence DNA segment above includes these coding regions:
- the LOC105284262 gene encoding tetratricopeptide repeat protein 39B, yielding MSDIEDDEFQDAQETTQVTSMDLDTAIMEAKKAMHCFFNNEFEQAKRILEPWADSSMYHSLGTSVFAFLEAILTFEQRHIEKASESLKRSMSVCNKHRKHITITQNIGKIVKRINYDTYTDEEVHAELCYAESLLLKSMLTFMEDETLVSFVKAGLKIRTCFMSYKECMMILKSRKWGNDARRVHFESGVRMGIGTFNLMISLLPARIVKLLEFIGFSGDKEYGLAELEAGVSERRGLRQVLCVMTLLSYNTIVTFVLSHSDGDLDWCERMLQDEMGIYANGVWFLFFKARLELTRGNLEECVEWYIKSWKSQNVWPQFHHICFWELMWAHCMMQEWSKALAYATMLEEESNWSRTIYLYQKAAIMLMQSSDSWVVDGLMTKVPTYKQRIAGKSVPMEKFVIKKTERYFAQKHHLVLPVFELMYVWNMFRIIGKRQDLILNIFKTVEEEERKLHKMPKNIFHADNEALLLLLKGACLRQMKHPLQAQECLRSVLKLEKSVKEDTYLFPYATVELALLAQDQGDIQLAIGFLEDAKKHYTGYLLESRLHFRIHSDLMLLSGKKNNNHVMKKNGNEQLKQLEVNITANNSIIIAGPSADNSTTRLNHRPTDALVL